A single Anopheles maculipalpis chromosome 3RL, idAnoMacuDA_375_x, whole genome shotgun sequence DNA region contains:
- the LOC126563758 gene encoding nuclear pore complex protein Nup205 has product MADATPDDLWTPYKCLLNNVENYLLPSSDFADTSHAASLEALLRKHKQNFISLLKNPPKNGKCREAIKQGITEGITLPEFGHTILSKELVDESIIISDMFDMNEYVALELLCTSQQQTINHPGLTRGLVAVLLYYDGRKSLVASLKQLLKSRAGVSWCTDAPPEVTQIVTSYTDGLVADGLLERIIDLLQELDITKELDILTTNRALGPPRHHRQVLDLFEEIRFLLAQCIYYYAAQSGLPRNATMKLVQYLRTYKCTESSGGIDDVTVTLQMGLLYALDLSVLQRREDGEELVRKLPMIKDDLYIDFLMDALSNGWENDGLHALTLFAFGLSIATLRLAPQTLVQDASKMIDQDELLVNGALQGKVFDFMYYTFLESELIFDTEFFYRRLHTLLADFIELMHSKVTELRGRADETARTVQVYQQQGIEPPTNLCRNFEMLLLSVGKLYGNDRLRLNLSMEYWGPTEFAHSFQGTRLSSRSVCLFKFIRLAGELLPPTLFIPYLKMLAGLSCNLQAARSAFNLLKQGSAYSGSSTVSWDHFFNSLSEYYFNLRQEQNPQSETVYRNRMICRSISPQELLGLQAVLQVVQAVARHDELSRIALCESDKWAPLNVLVGLISCSVPIQLKAEIVRTLATLAGSLENAIKLWHNLEDSQIINTVPSTSNFKTRGVISELEEVESRNETFPLTQAMLDLLAALMSTAIPDDLGEGSRAPGIHPYLSYVVNTVLLRLFSRNYKDGAEKWQLAQKCLQIVYMFVNSFNFNPANANLMKELKEGRTPPAYRIMLQLNTKSDLLRFILHIVDESIVCFDSYTPFPGKASLEAASLLCLQIIEKALNLQEEFFNMHLSTPSPVNLNGINKLLLGVNPRSGTANHMLNIMKHITYSSWLPENSLVALRILSIIMTLPDVNQLILGLVTQTDELKNEIRQGFVECLEADLNVTEEAEPLPLMEQINEAALILGAGAMEEEITAKASTTSETFVTTSIKTAVIQLIQECLQQPIVPNLAHYLLGFNLGKDLHLTSLQQPGIMNFPSHCSKSLITLLDRHLEHLKSGNVLSTSYNKLIEHAYRLLYQICRNYHTSEVFLRFLRSCNDFLCRHTTSLPFPDAKNPFLLNQMTFLLKAIVIELKLTSERNQATQFETICKILLKIINAPSIEAVTTGLGDYYTNTNISFSINATADMSTTAIAATKESSETAKRLLCILLDCVDFTIKQLEEPSWNYFNAAVLHELLQSCETPVSQSSRMRLIDTRKLHDILRDELDSIQTIATGQRAHVVQEVKTILKYALQLNTQRSLCSSTIKFLEAWGQVAEVLVCVTPTMIMSLDTKQIIITEILQIMLSKAVPKQIIPELANIASSTISLLMVNLRSCFLLKSEQMSLHMISERHQNGSMNGTSLSTTGTRNGLNGELNNSAQQHRQEAGTYVYLERANALSLKFILKNILDWLLISSDGSPQLKMNLYVALLNYMYIIKGNRDSLERSQKLESDKEEVVGSFLNKTISNAGRKPFGTETEDYKHLTMIMDIFHSFGDNLIDVICQDCTTGHDICKMLAMSCLDMLLSMDASIGIVEFISRHGYLSHIINSLLKKDGDLCRILQTNPNTFRALYVYESKMALLTRFARCQIGARMLLEEHILGVLGSMKVYDLHPDVQILNGASIQQQSYASAMAVAAAAASASLSSSFIPPVEARFQQILFPALNLCDAILSTLGHENNSALSQIIHFFLSHSDMIETVLRAGSPSMNLGLLKELAGITNLIARSANQELYELTDPNANQAFGMQLYRMQKFMLALLPRFIVSEQNLKELYQSSMIMQPYGAGGMGISSSVNFSAAQASAANGNDQKQRSQYVKYFLEVAANLALYTRNCISNHVVDHRTINVLFSPHYNPDGTTAGHGTTPTKSAGPAASLALMRQEPPFRSSTETSSTDVPHSLYVVITQLRCTVEFYHKERNMLESLQQQRNSLPSIDLDKNIQLQYNLLTERVNAKQEELQRSVFIIEHYLYILWAHLDFFMLRVLPVNNRVGSSTFTGHNFQSDHTDSSWRVSNDDIIALKKTLIGVFNETFCKQLIEMEAKQSEKGFVVSFIRRIKQSIQFVPVK; this is encoded by the exons ACACCGTACAAATGTTTGCTGAACAATGTGGAAAACTATCTGCTTCCTTCGTCCGACTTTGCCGACACGTCGCATGCCGCCAGCCTGGAAGCTTTGCTGCGGAAACACAAGCAGAACTTTATTTCACTGCTGAAAAATCCACCCAAGAACGGAAAATGTCGAGAAGCGATCAAACAGGGCATTACGGAGGGTATTACCCTGCCGGAGTTTGGTCACACCATCCTGTCGAAAGAACTGGTCGACGAAAGTATCATCATATCGGACATGTTCGACATGAACGAGTATGTGGCGCTGGAGCTGTTGTGTACGTCCCAGCAGCAAACGATAAACCATCCGGGTTTGACGCGCGGACTGGTGGCGGTGTTGCTGTACTACGATGGACGGAAGTCTTTGGTGGCCAGCTTGAAGCAGTTGCTTAAATCGCGTGCCGGTGTGTCGTGGTGTACGGACGCGCCACCGGAAGTGACACAAATCGTTACCAGCTACACGGATGGGTTGGTGGCGGACGGATTGCTTGAGCGGATCATCGATCTGCTGCAGGAGCTGGACATTACGAAGGAGCTCGACATTCTAACGACGAATCGTGCCCTTGGACCACCGCGACATCATCGCCAGGTGTTAGATTTGTTCGAGGAGATCCGTTTCCTGTTGGCGCAGTGCATTTACTACTATGCCGCACAGTCCGGTTTGCCACGGAATGCTACGATGAAGTTGGTACAGTATCTGCGTACCTACAAGTGTACCGAATCGAGCGGTGGAATTGACGACGTGACGGTGACACTGCAGATGGGTTTGCTATACGCACTGGATCTAAGCGTACTGCAACGCCGGGAAGATGGAGAGGAACTCGTCCGAAAGCTGCCCATGATCAAGGACGATCTTTACATCGATTTCCTGATGGATGCCCTTTCGAACGGGTGGGAAAACGATGGTCTCCACGCGCTAACTCTATTCGCATTCGGACTGTCAATCGCAACTCTTCGACTCGCACCCCAGACGCTCGTCCAAGATGCATCTAAAATGATCGATCAAGACGAACTGCTCGTAAACGGAGCCCTTCAGGGGAAAGTGTTCGATTTTATGTACTACACGTTCCTCGAGAGCGAACTCATCTTTGACACGGAGTTCTTCTACCGACGTCTGCACACACTGTTGGCGGATTTCATCGAGCTGATGCACTCGAAGGTGACGGAACTGCGTGGCCGGGCAGATGAAACGGCACGAACGGTTCAGGTGTACCAGCAGCAAGGCATCGAACCACCGACAAACCTCTGCCGGAACTTTGAAATGCTCCTACTGTCCGTCGGAAAGCTGTACGGAAACGATCGCCTACGTCTAAACCTTAGCATGGAGTACTGGGGACCAACCGAGTTCGCACACAGCTTCCAAGGAACTCGCCTCTCATCGCGATCGGTCTGCTTGTTCAAGTTCATCCGTCTGGCGGGAGAATTACTGCCACCAACGCTGTTCATTCCCTACCTCAAAATGTTGGCCGGTCTTAGCTGTAATCTACAAGCCGCCAGAAGTGCATTTAATCTCCTCAAGCAGGGAAGCGCTTATTCGGGAAGCAGTACAGTGTCCTGGGATCACTTTTTCAACTCCCTCAGCGAATACTACTTTAATCTGCGACAGGAGCAAAATCCACAATCCGAGACGGTATATCGAAATCGTATGATCTGTAGAAGCATTAGTCCCCAGGAATTGCTCGGATTGCAGGCTGTCCTGCAGGTCGTGCAAGCGGTCGCCCGACACGACGAACTATCCCGCATTGCGCTGTGCGAAAGCGACAAATGGGCCCCGCTCAATGTTCTCGTCGGACTGATCAGTTGCTCCGTACCGATTCAACTAAAGGCAGAAATCGTCCGCACACTAGCCACTCTGGCCGGTAGTTTAGAAAATGCCATCAAACTCTGGCACAACCTGGAAGATTCGCAAATCATCAACACCGTACCGTCGACAAGCAATTTTAAAACGCGTGGCGTCATCTCGGAACTGGAAGAGGTCGAAAGTCGGAATGAAACGTTCCCGCTTACCCAAGCCATGCTGGATCTGCTGGCCGCTCTGATGAGTACGGCCATTCCGGATGATTTGGGTGAGGGTTCGCGTGCTCCCGGGATTCATCCTTACCTGTCGTACGTAGTAAATACCGTGCTGCTGAGATTGTTTAGTCGTAACTACAAGGATGGCGCCGAAAAATGGCAACTCGCGCAGAAATGTCTCCAGATCGTGTACATGTTTGTGAACAGTTTCAACTTCAATCCCGCCAACGCGAACCTTATGAAAGAGCTGAAGGAAGGACGAACACCTCCAGCGTACCGGATTATGCTGCAGCTCAACACGAAGTCGGATCTGCTCCGGTTCATACTGCACATCGTGGATGAGTCGATCGTTTGCTTCGACTCTTACACACCTTTTCCGGGCAAAGCTTCGCTCGAGGCTGCTTCCCTGCTTTGTCTTCAAATAATCGAAAAGGCCCTAAATCTGCAAGAGGAATTCTTCAACATGCACCTCAGCACCCCAAGCCCGGTGAATCTGAACGGCATCAACAAACTTCTCCTGGGTGTAAATCCTCGCAGCGGTACAGCGAATCATATGCTGAACATTATGAAGCACATAACCTACAGCAGCTGGCTGCCGGAGAACAGTCTTGTAGCACTACGCATCCTCTCTATCATCATGACCTTGCCGGACGTCAATCAGCTCATCCTCGGACTCGTCACCCAGACGGACGAGCTAAAGAATGAAATAAGGCAAGGATTTGTGGAGTGTTTGGAAGCGGATTTAAACGTAACGGAGGAAGCAGAACCACTGCCACTGATGGAGCAGATTAACGAAGCCGCCCTGATACTCGGTGCCGGTGCgatggaagaagaaattacGGCTAAAGCTTCCACTACCTCAGAAACTTTCGTAACGACAAGCATCAAGACGGCTGTCATACAGCTAATACAGGAGTGTTTGCAGCAACCAATTGTACCGAATTTGGCCCACTACCTGTTAGGGTTCAATCTGGGGAAGGATCTCCATCTGACAAGTTTGCAGCAGCCGGGAATAATGAACTTTCCGAGTCATTGTTCGAAATCGCTCATCACGCTGTTGGATCGGCATTTAGAG CACCTGAAATCGGGAAACGTCCTCTCCACAAGCTACAACAAGCTGATCGAGCACGCGTACCGTTTGCTGTACCAAATTTGCCGCAACTACCACACGTCGGAAGTGTTTCTACGCTTTCTCCGCTCGTGCAACGATTTCCTTTGCCGTCACACCACATCGCTACCCTTCCCGGATGCGAAAAATCCGTTCCTACTAAATCAGATGACCTTCCTGCTGAAGGCGATCGTGATCGAGCTAAAACTAACGAGCGAACGCAATCAAGCAACGCAGTTTGAAACGATTTGTAAAATACTGCTTAAAATTATAAACGCTCCATCGATCGAAGCGGTAACGACGGGATTGGGTGATTATTataccaacaccaacattaGCTTCTCGATCAATGCAACGGCAGACATGTCGACGACAGCGATTGCCGCTACGAAAGAATCGAGCGAAACGGCCAAACGGTTGTTGTGCATATTGCTGGATTGTGTGGACTTTACGATCAAGCAGCTGGAGGAACCTTCGTGGAACTATTTCAACGCGGCCGTACTGCATGAGTTGCTGCAAAGCTGTGAAACGCCTGTATCGCAAAGCTCTCGTATGCGACTGATCGATACACGGAAGTTGCATGATATTTTAAGGGATGAACTCGATTCAATCCAAACGATCGCCACTGGGCAACGGGCACATGTCGTGCAGGAAGTGAAAACGATCCTCAAGTACGCGCTGCAGTTGAATACGCAGCGTAGTTTGTGTTCTTCCACGATAAAGTTCCTTGAAGCGTGGGGACAGGTGGCGGAGGTACTGGTATGCGTCACCCCAACCATGATCATGTCGCTCGACACGAAGCAAATCATCATAACGGAGATCCTGCAGATAATGCTCAGCAAGGCCGTACCGAAACAAATCATCCCGGAGTTGGCGAATATTGCTTCCTCGACCATCTCGCTGCTGATGGTGAATTTGAGAAGCTGTTTCCTGCTAAAATCGGAACAGATGTCACTGCACATGATATCGGAAAGGCATCAGAATGGAAGCATGAACGGGACGAGCTTGTCTACAACCGGTACAAGAAATGGTTTAAATGGGGAATTAAACAACAGCGCACAACAGCACCGCCAGGAAGCTGGAACTTACGTTTATCTCGAGCGTGCCAATGCGCTTAGCTTGAAGTTTATCCTAAAAAATATCCTCGACTGGCTGCTGATCAGCAGCGATGGATCGCCCCAGCTAAAGATGAACCTGTACGTTGCCCTGCTCAACTACATGTACATCATCAAGGGCAATCGGGATAGTCTCGAGCGTAGCCAAAAGCTGGAAAGCGATAAGGAAGAAGTCGTTGGGTCGTTCCTGAACAAAACCATCAGCAACGCGGGACGGAAACCATTCGGTACGGAAACGGAAGACTACAAACATTTGACGATGATAATGGACATTTTCCACTCGTTCGGCGACAATCTGATTGATGTGATCTGTCAGGACTGTACGACGGGGCACGATATTTGTAAAATGTTGGCCATGTCCTGCCTGGACATGTTGCTCAGCATGGATGCATCGATTGGCATAGTGGAGTTCATCTCACGGCACGGATATCTGTCGCACATTATCAACAGTTTGCTGAAGAAGGATGGTGATCTTTGTCGGATTTTGCAGACCAATCCAAATACCTTCCGGGCACTATATGTGTACGAGTCGAAGATGGCACTATTGACGCGTTTCGCTCGGTGCCAAATCGGTGCACGGATGCTGCTGGAGGAACACATCCTTGGAGTGTTGGGCAGCATGAAGGTATACGATCTTCATCCGGACGTGCAGATCCTGAATGGGGCGAGCATCCAGCAGCAATCGTATGCTTCGGCTATGGCAgtcgcagctgctgctgcttctgcatCACTTTCATCCTCGTTTATTCCTCCGGTTGAAGCACGGTTTCAGCAGATCCTATTTCCCGCGCTAAATCTTTGCGATGCGATCCTATCGACTTTGGGACACGAGAACAACTCGGCTCTGAGTCAGATCATTCACTTTTTCCTGTCGCACAGTGATATGATTGAAACGGTGCTGCGTGCCGGTTCGCCCAGCATGAACCTTGGACTGCTGAAAGAGTTGGCCGGTATTACGAATCTGATCGCCCGGTCGGCGAATCAGGAACTATACGAACTAACCGATCCGAACGCTAACCAAGCGTTCGGTATGCAGCTGTACCGGATGCAGAAGTTTATGCTCGCCCTGCTGCCACGTTTTATCGTTTCTGAGCAAAATTTGAAAGAGCTCTACCAAAGCAGCATGATCATGCAACCGTACGGTGCCGGTGGAATGGGCATTAGTAGCAGCGTTAACTTTAGCGCTGCGCAGGCCAGTGCCGCGAATGGGAACGATCAGAAGCAACGATCGCAGTACGTGAAATATTTCCTCGAGGTAGCGGCCAATCTTGCCCTGTACACACGCAACTGTATCTCGAACCATGTGGTTGATCATCGAACGATCAATGTACTGTTCTCGCCTCACTACAATCCGGATGGAACGACGGCGGGCCATGGGACAACACCTACAAAGTCAGCTGGACCGGCGGCATCGTTGGCGCTGATGCGTCAGGAACCGCCGTTCCGTTCGTCGACAGAAACATCCTCGACCGATGTACCGCACAGTCTGTACGTCGTGATTACGCAGCTTCGGTGTACGGTAGAGTTTTATCACAAGGAGCGTAACATGCTGGAAAGCTTGCAGCAACAGCGCAACTCACTGCCAAGTATCGATTTAgataaaaata TTCAATTACAATATAACTTGCTAACCGAGCGTGTAAATGCGAAACAGGAAGAGCTGCAGCGCAGTGTGTTCATCATCGAGCATTATCTGTACATTCTGTGGGCGCATTTGGACTTTTTCATGCTGCGCGTTCTGCCCGTCAATAATCGCGTCGGAAGCTCAACCTTTACTGGGCACA ACTTCCAATCCGACCACACGGATTCTAGCTGGCGGGTATCGAATGACGATATTATCGCACTTAAAAAGACCCTCATCGGTGTGTTTAATGAAACTTTCTGCAAGCAGCTGATCGAGATGGAAGCGAAACAATCAGAGAAAGGTTTTGTGGTGTCGTTCATAAGACGAATCAAACAATCCATACAGTTTGTGCCAGTGAAGTGA